One Leishmania major strain Friedlin complete genome, chromosome 29 DNA segment encodes these proteins:
- a CDS encoding conserved hypothetical protein (previous protein_id=AAZ09716.1) produces MSTAARREEIQRQLQQLRDTRERELAAFDAVAAAHPELSATEITALAQKKAEAEVPQRISVGGVEVSVGARVSVKDDVHLLHRADRGYFAADPLKAVYLGEQGQVMRVMKSFQGKPAVELRFADGVIKVFFVECLALSQESEDTGAGTSGRATARHTDPTRGVKSVSSAKVLLPPPSSPQAEALPGWGHLRMPHRRPSAPSSAAVAPAFIPPPPPPTVQEALGTAAKRAAPTPARASSSFPAPAAPATSQAAEQPAKKVISEARKKPTAALPTARPIVKKEPPRGPCRPSPVVHVSSHPPTVTVDLAQLSLLPAVAIDAVADEGLGSPLSCSMQDNVPRRTSTATDSEGIPDLRPTPSSSMCDIDALVDAETAADSAGAAAAKAACLHKAFTTPNQTSPYLRDEVTTLTRRRSSGADNSGTRLCWLAGLTEPGGNLSEPLRISLQAQCTTMFAVFAVVTRKLRWDKQRLTATRLFTDKGVEIKSAGAVHDDMRLVATTGCAYKCDGVTSHFATVGYARPSFTAQSRATKTPCTRPTPAAASVPVPPAAASSSAPSTTASSSTPASPSRKAAAVPQQSTTATVSKRLAPSPLTAAKPIHIRVYENGVYDDNIYRTVTVRPTYKTLATLKTVITRELQWRDGKRVSLLFDASGTEVVDLRDLLDGDAVVASAGDRFVIPYPNTAIHREAMKLSERLR; encoded by the coding sequence ATGTCGACCGCAGCTCGACGGGAGGAGATTCAACGTCAGCTACAACAGCTGCGCGATACGCGTGAGCGCGAGCTGGCCGCCTTCgacgctgttgccgccgcgcatcCGGAGTTGTCGGCAACGGAGATTACTGCCTTGGCGCAGAAGAaggccgaggcggaggtgccgcAGAGGATCTCAGTGGGTGGCGTGGAAGTGTCCGTGGGAGCGCGAGTGTCTGTCAAGGATGACGTTCACCTACTGCACCGCGCCGATCGCGGCTACTTCGCTGCCGATCCCCTTAAGGCAGTGTACCTGGGCGAGCAAGGCCAGGTGATGCGGGTAATGAAGTCCTTCCAGGGAAAACCGGCTGTGGAGCTGCGCTTCGCTGACGGTGTTATCAAGGTTTTCTTCGTTGAgtgcctcgctctctcacaGGAAAGCGAGGACACAGGTGCGGGGACCAGCGGCCGTGCCACCGCTCGGCACACCGATCCGACAAGGGGAGTCAAGAGCGTATCAAGTGCGAAGGTATTGCTACCGCCACCATCGTCACCACAGGCTGAAGCGCTGCCGGGGTGGGGCCACTTGCGCATGCCACATCGTCGGCCCTCTGCGCCATCgagtgctgctgtggcgccaGCATTTattccaccaccgccccctcccactgTTCAAGAAGCGCTCGGCACCGCGGCCAAGCGTGCGGCGCCGACCCCAGCGCGAGCGTCATCTTCTTTTCCCGCCCCTGCCGCGCCCGCTACATCACAGGCGGCCGAGCAGCCGGCGAAGAAGGTGATTAGTGAGGCACGGAAGAAGCCGACTGCGGCTCTTCCAACGGCTCGCCCAATTGTGAAGAAAGAACCGCCGCGCGGGCCGTGTCGGCCATCGCCGGTTGTGCATGTGAGCTCACATCCACCGACAGTGACAGTGGACCTAGCGCAGCTGAGTCTTCTGCCGGCTGTTGCAATAGACGCGGTTGCTGATGAAGGTTTGGGGTCACCCTTGTCGTGTTCGATGCAGGACAACGTGCCACGCCGCACCAGTACCGCAACAGACTCGGAGGGCATACCAGACCTTCGCCCAACACCGAGCTCCTCCATGTGTGACATCGATGCTTTGGTGGAtgcggagacggcggcggactcggccggtgcggccgctgccaAGGCAGCTTGCTTGCATAAGGCGTTTACGACACCAAATCAGACATCGCCGTATCTCCGCGACGAAGTCACAACCCTGACGCGGCGACGATCCAGCGGTGCAGACAACTCAGGCACAAGACTGTGCTGGCTCGCCGGCCTCACCGAGCCTGGCGGCAACCTCTCCGAGCCGCTCCGCATCTCACTGCAGGCGCAGTGCACCACCATGTTCGCAGTCTTCGCTGTCGTCACTCGCAAGCTGCGCTGGGATAAGCAGCGCCTCACGGCCACCCGTCTCTTCACCGACAAGGGTGTCGAGATCAAGTCGGCGGGCGCTGTGCACGATGACATGCGGCTTGTGGCTACCACAGGGTGCGCCTACAAGTGCGACGGCGTCACATCACACTTCGCCACCGTGGGCTATGCTCGACCCTCCTTTACCGCTCAGAGTCGCGCGACCAAGACTCCGTGCACGCGCCCCACCCCAGCCGCGGCAAGCGTTCCGGTCCCTCCTGCCGCAGCTTCGAGCAGCGCTCCTAGCACAACCGCGTCTTCCTCTACACCCGCGTCTCCTTCAAGGAaagctgccgctgtgccacAGCAGTCAACCACGGCGACAGTGTCGAAACGCCTTGCGCCTTCTCCCTTGACGGCAGCGAAGCCCATCCACATCCGCGTCTACGAGAATGGTGTCTACGACGACAACATCTACCGCACCGTCACGGTGCGCCCGACGTACAAGACGCTCGCCACTCTCAAAACGGTTATCACCCGTGAGCTGCAGTGGCGGGATGGAAAGAGGGTGAGCCTCCTGTTTGATGCCTCGGGTACGGAGGTTGTAGATCTTCGCGATCTTCTCGACGGTGATGCAGTCGTCGCCTCGGCAGGTGACCGCTTTGTCATTCCTTACCCGAACACCGCCATTCACAGAGAGGCCATGAAGCTGTCCGAGCGTTTGCGCTGA
- a CDS encoding conserved hypothetical protein (previous protein_id=AAZ09719.1), whose amino-acid sequence MPCQIGQNNWILTDSPVCYVTPNLRLHQCSCPLTTCTPTAAGYGCHLTSSVMILSGVLVVVWILAACAYVYVLNFVGELELEARAEKVVSLSRNYYYHKLFGTGSPMLPSSVYVPDRKFHSE is encoded by the coding sequence ATGCCGTGCCAGATAGGCCAGAACAACTGGATCCTCACCGATTCACCGGTGTGCTATGTGACGCCAAACTTGCGTCTACATCAGTGTTCCTGCCCGCTGACAACGTGCACCCCCACCGCGGCGGGCTACGGGTGCCACCTGACATCCTCTGTTATGATTCTCTCCGGTGTGCTAGTCGTAGTCTGGATCTTGGCTGCGTGCGCCTACGTGTACGTTTTGAATTTCGTCGGCGAGCTGGAACTAGAGGCCCGCGCGGAGAAGGTGGTCTCTCTCAGCCGCAACTACTATTACCACAAGTTGTTCGGCACCGGTAGCCCGATGCTTCCGTCGAGTGTCTATGTACCGGATAGAAAGTTTCACTCGGAGTAG
- a CDS encoding conserved hypothetical protein (previous protein_id=AAZ09715.1), which translates to MAHMGFDGADVPFCDLRAAAPRPAESAFAAPNNHAWSAPSPSSPYDANESGEGWRYVRRIANLAYNTVSGVLGVLHARPPGEANASTDNNASAKAFPHPTVHPNTPHISAATPAQSYSGAPRPSEETRVADTIELRRPRRSTAQYHVPPPQPPVSEPALQARGAPLTYPSAREAPQCQITVNQYFAAPERSIYPMVFAHADEAATYRGAPAYPSRASLLTAPSSLQVHAKRPRLASPPAATAESRMRKAPKTATDNDACDASLSNAPSAIPLGSQENSLTVPIGSLATVRLFGKAKAFSNDDASVAAKPAAPLADVPTAKAPPFGGTATPTAAAAAPNLFVFGSKSAEMIPARSVPAAPAFGAPKTNSFVKAGPPAVIPDDGTFAPNADSDDDDKGNDKGTKPSKESSAPARAPFSFNPVGVKPAFGATPPLSTGAPANPFSFSAKPAEKADAPAAPAFGAPKTNSFVKAGPPAVIPDDGTFAPNADSDDDDKGNDKGTKPPKESSAPARAPFSFNPVGVKPAFGATPPLSTGAPANPFSFSAKPAEKADAPAAPAFGAPKTNSFVKAGPPAVIPDDGTFAPNADSDDDDKGNDKKAKTESATPVGSSGAFSFNLNSNCAKPTFGSGLAFGGSSSLGASTGVSGTAANPFSFPNHPKPIGSFGTSCSPSFSFSTSKK; encoded by the coding sequence ATGGCGCACATGGGCTtcgacggcgccgatgtGCCTTTTTGTGATCttcgtgcagctgcgccgcggccagccgAGAGCGCATTTGCGGCGCCCAACAACCACGCGTGGagtgcaccgtcgccgtcctcgccgtACGACGCCAACGAGTCGGGCGAAGGCTGGCGGTACGTGCGTCGTATCGCCAACCTTGCCTACAATACCGTCAGTGGGGTGCTAGGCGTGCTGCATGCGAGGCCACCCGGGGAGGCCAATGCGTCCACGGACAACAACGCCTCTGCGAAGGCATTCCCCCACCCGACAGTCCATCCTAACACACCCCACATCTCTGCCGCGACTCCGGCGCAAAGCTACTCTGGTGCCCCGCGGCCGTCTGAAGAGACACGCGTAGCTGACACCATCGAACTCCGCCGGCCGCGACGCAGCACAGCTCAGTAtcatgtgccgccgccgcagcccccGGTCTCGGAGCCGGCACTGCAGGcccgcggcgcgccgctcaCTTACCCCTCGGCGCGAGAGGCTCCACAGTGCCAAATCACGGTGAATCAGTACTTCGCGGCACCCGAGCGCAGCATCTATCCTATGGTGTTTGCACATGCAGATGAGGCCGCCACGTACCGTGGCGCCCCCGCTTACCCGTCTCGTGCGAGTCTTCTTACTGCCCCGTCCAGCCTGCAGGTCCATGCCAAGCGTCCGCGCCTTGCGTCTCCTCCGGCAGCTACCGCGGAGTCACGGATGCGCAAGGCGCCAAAAACAGCCACTGACAACGACGCGTGCGATGCGTCGCTGAGCAACGCTCCGTCGGCCATCCCGCTGGGCTCGCAAGAGAATTCCTTGACGGTGCCTATCGGATCGCTTGCGACGGTAAGACTGTTTGGCAAGGCGAAGGCATTCAGCAATGATGACGCCTCTGTTGCTGCAAAGCCCGCTGCCCCGCTGGCCGATGTGCCTACCGCGAAGGCGCCTCCCTTTGGAGGCACAGCGACACCtacagctgccgctgcagcccccAACTTGTTTGTTTTCGGCTCAAAGTCCGCAGAGATGATTCCTGCGCGTTCTGTCCCTGCGGCACCCGCCTTTGGTGCGCCGAAGACGAACTCGTTTGTGAAGGCGGGCCCACCGGCGGTTATTCCGGATGACGGCACGTTTGCGCCCAACGCGGAtagcgacgacgatgacaaGGGCAACGACAAGGGCACGAAACCCTCCAAGGAGAGTTCGGCACCGGCAAGGGCGCCGTTTAGTTTTAACCCCGTTGGCGTGAAGCCCGCCTTCGGCGCGACGCCACCGTTGTCAACAGGAGCACCCGCAAatcccttctccttctcaGCTAAGCCTGCCGAGAAGGCGGACGCCCCTGCGGCACCCGCCTTTGGTGCCCCGAAGACGAACTCGTTTGTGAAGGCGGGCCCACCCGCGGTTATTCCGGATGACGGCACGTTTGCGCCCAACGCGGAtagcgacgacgatgacaaGGGCAACGACAAGGGCACGAAACCCCCCAAGGAGAGTTCGGCACCGGCAAGGGCGCCGTTTAGTTTTAACCCCGTTGGCGTGAAGCCCGCCTTCGGCGCGACGCCACCGTTGTCAACAGGAGCACCCGCAAatcccttctccttctcaGCTAAGCCTGCCGAGAAGGCGGACGCCCCTGCGGCACCCGCCTTTGGTGCCCCGAAGACGAACTCGTTTGTGAAGGCGGGCCCACCCGCGGTTATTCCGGATGACGGCACGTTTGCGCCCAACGCGGAtagcgacgacgatgacaaGGGCAACGACAAGAAGGCCAAGACTGAAAGTGCCACCCCAGTtgggagcagcggtgccttCTCATTCAACCTGAACTCGAATTGCGCGAAGCCAACTTTTGGATCCGGGCTTGCATTTGGAGGATCGTCATCGCTCGGGGCAAGCACGGGTGTCTCCGGGACCGCGGCTAATCCCTTCTCGTTCCCCAACCACCCCAAGCCGATAGGGTCGTTTGGCACTTCATGCAGCCCcagcttctccttttccACTTCAAAAAAGTAA
- a CDS encoding conserved hypothetical protein (previous protein_id=AAZ09718.1), giving the protein MSFFANPLADEEEVVPPDYPLEQYDELKREDDFNELLVRSTKLECRQSGGDDASTNPELEACLGRTRQLRASLENSWLRMSELQVEATGGARSSPTVETSSLSTPASLLGALDSAITQVHHHVTQRERLSQHLSALVEKEAAQLCSSASHLLTATAPHGTGASMLRALDAPNLAWPPETGSSPHSSEVICERAAGAVRALEALLPSMSMEEAALASAAAQQLSYGLQSLSTLKQRCDALRITVGVKSQEEAEAHCAAEAFARWTAQRQLACSESAASSASSPVAAVPSFDIATAECLNKEISEENGRLEAVLARLVATQSLDRAQRDAFTGSALVQYVALATYARELEEEVDRLGRAVLYLRGILAEPSASELWGERRDGSPAAASTQSASHEGEERLARRLSRIHAVEKELRSLQAADGGAATANDTVATILSFGLNRLLEVHNVCLHAMALLSTYFEKQSGSAAFLSHALRGGGAVEDATVERVLDVQLPDAELVRQCCADMRGASVDLGATLKSIVDQSIVTSTAHFTRWQAVRGLLTELLQYSLAAMPDVHAEFSALLADYAEPKTPSATAASANSAATSQVHVDLDWATAVLTEEAKAFADEKRAQLELIKAFWAEQQIEVNKKMAWLAKQPNTPLLMQLCDVERGNEQLRRQLASMQEASEDVSVLHNTLAELERRTSEEARLNAGLRAELEELEAARGELELQRDMLLSSL; this is encoded by the coding sequence ATGAGTTTCTTTGCTAATCCCCTCGCagatgaggaggaggtggtgcccCCCGACTACCCTCTGGAGCAGTACGACGAACTCAAGCGCGAGGATGACTTCAACGAGCTTCTTGTGCGATCCACGAAGCTGGAGTGTCggcagagcggcggcgacgacgcgtcAACCAACCCCGAGCTCGAGGCATGTCTGGGTCGCACCCGGCAACTGCGAGCCTCGCTGGAGAACTCGTGGCTCCGCATGAGCGAGCTGCAGGTGGAGGCGACCGGTGGGGCACGCTCCTCGCCTACGGTGGAGACATCCAGTTTGTCTACCCCAGCCTCCCTTCTGGGGGCTCTCGATAGCGCCATCACGCAGGTGCACCACCACGTTACACAGCGCGAACGACTGAGCCAACACCTGAGCGCCCTGGTTGAGAAAGAGGCTGCTCAGCTTTGCTCTTCGGCATCTCATCTACTCACTGCAAccgcaccgcacggcacTGGCGCGTCCATGTTGCGCGCGCTCGATGCACCGAACTTGGCGTGGCCGCCGGAGACAGGCTCTTCGCCTCACTCGTCGGAGGTGATATGTGAACGTGCAGCTGGGGCTGTGCGTGCTCTGGAGGCGCTTCTCCCTTCCATGtcgatggaggaggcggctttggcgagtgcggcggcgcagcagctctcgtaTGGACTGCAGTCATTGAGCACCTTGAAGCAACGCTGCGACGCCCTTCGCATCACCGTGGGGGTCAAATCGCAAGAGGAGGCAGAAGCCCACTGCGCCGCTGAGGCGTTTGCTCGGTggacagcgcagcggcagctggcgTGCAGTGAATCGGCCGCTTCGTCAGCGTCATCTCCAGTTGCCGCCGTGCCCTCCTTTGACATTGCCACGGCAGAGTGTCTCAACAAGGAGATCAGCGAGGAGAACGGGCGactggaggcggtgctcgcgCGTCTTGTTGCCACCCAGTCGCTCGACAGAGCGCAGCGTGACGCCTTCACGGGAAGTGCTCTGGTGCAGTACGTCGCCCTCGCAACCTATGCGCGGGAACTTGAAGAGGAGGTCGATCGCCTAGGACGGGCCGTGCTGTACCTTCGTGGCATTCTGGCCGAGCCGTCTGCGAGCGAGCTGTGGGGTGAACGCCGTGACGGtagccctgctgctgcatcgacgCAGAGTGCCAGTCACGAGGGTGAGGAGAGGCTGGCGAGGCGTCTGAGCCGCATCCACGCAGTGGAGAAAGAGCTACGGTCGCTGCAGGCAGCGGACGGtggagcagcgacggcgaacGACACCGTCGCCACCATTCTGTCTTTCGGCTTGAACCGGTTGCTAGAGGTGCACAACGTCTGCTTACAtgcgatggcgctgctcaGCACTTACTTTGAGAAGCAGTCGGGAAGCGCGGCCTTTCTCAGCCATGCattgcgcggcggcggcgcggtggaggaTGCCACGGTGGAACGCGTGCTGGATGTGCAGCTCCCTGACGCGGAGCTGGTGAGACAATGCTGTGCTGACATGCGCGGCGCGAGCGTCGATCTCGGCGCCACACTGAAGAGTATTGTGGACCAGTCCATTGTGACTTCGACCGCTCATTTCACGCGGTGGCAGGCTGTGCGGGGCCTGCTGACGGAGCTCCTTCAGTATTCCCTGGCCGCGATGCCGGACGTACACGCCGAGTTTTCGGCTCTGCTCGCAGACTACGCGGAGCCGAAGACGCCGTCGGCCACGGCTGCATCCGCCAACTCTGCAGCGACGAGTCAAGTGCACGTGGATCTCGActgggcgacggcggtgctcactgaggaggcgaaggcatTTGCTGATGAGAAGAgggcgcagctggagctcATCAAGGCATTCTGGGCGGAGCAGCAAATCGAGGTCAACAAGAAGATGGCATGGCTAGCGAAGCAGCCCAACACCCCGCTCTTAATGCAGCTGTGCGACGTGGAGAGGGGGAatgagcagctgcgccgtcaACTGGCATCCATGCAGGAGGCCTCCGAGGACGTGTCTGTCCTGCACAATACGTTGGCAGAGCTGGAGAGACGTACCTCCGAGGAGGCACGACTCAACGCGGGATTGCGGGCGGAGCTCGAGGAGCTCGAGGCTGCAAGGGGCGAGTTGGAGTTGCAGCGCGATATGTTGCTATCTTCCCTGTGA
- a CDS encoding putative poly(A) polymerase (previous protein_id=AAZ09717.1) has protein sequence MERAAEVTLIRDAFPHFNFAADAAASTALRRATDAFSMENTDEVVRLVRQLLEKMLQAEPSAAAAWTQVYVFGSSGLDAAITGSDIDLIALCSASVNTSLFFQTFPRSAEGRLQNVVVVTSARVPLIKFSYNGVHVDLLFASVDMRTAPDTNELLRDDFLSLVSLPCRATVNGIRTILEIRRRLPLLLAAYACVLRAVKYWAAQRQVYGNLYTFPNGVCLAIMVARACQLCPVADSGVILRFFFSLYVWWLLRDTRIAPVSIVPMDENAAIARVPGMPPPWDAVWDAADLFPVLNPARPTVNAAHAVGRSGLQLFLKELLRAEQLCALVPMSYSALWAPYNILDEHRFFVGVHISSEHQSLAACEEAINAWKGYVESKLRMFVYALECVAEVRPFPRPVVDEPPRAVTRRGVTVHCRSRAFFFGVRNGNNDVAHSDVEAAFREFEFAVTEGTTGKNPFEWNRSVMLGPRLSFFSIYDPLTADSPCQALYSACAEMMGSSV, from the exons ATGGAGcgcgcggcggaggtgacCCTCATAAGGGATGCGTTTCCTCACTTCAACttcgccgccgacgcagcggcgtctacagcgctgcggcgagccACAGATGCGTTCTCGATGGAAAACACGGACGAGGTTGTGAGACTTGTTCGCCAACTACTGGAGAAGATGCTGCAGGCAGAGccgtcggctgcggctgcgtggaCGCAAGTGTACGTGTTTGGCTCGAGCGGTCTAGACGCCGCTATCACGGGCAGTGACATCGATTT AATTGCATTGTGCTCCGCCTCTGTGAACACGAGTTTGTTTTTTCAGACGTTCCCGCGCTCGGCTGAGGGGCGTCTGCAGAACGTCGTCGTGGTCACCTCGGCTCGCGTCCCTCTGATCAAGTTTTCGTACAACGGGGTTCACGTCGATCTCCTGTTTGCCTCCGTTGATATGCGGACGGCACCTGACACGaatgagctgctgcgcgacgacTTTCTTTCCCTGGTGTCGCTGCCCTGTCGGGCAACCGTGAACGGGATCCGCACGATTCTGGAGATTCGTCGCCGCCTTCCCCTTCTACTGGCCGCTTACgcctgcgtgctgcgcgcggtCAAGTACtgggcggcgcagcggcaggtgTATGGGAACCTCTACACCTTCCCCAACGGCGTGTGTCTCGCCATTATGGTGGCCCGTGCCTGCCAGCTTTGCCCCGTCGCGGACAGTGGGGTCATTttgcgcttcttcttctccctgTACGTGTGGTGGCTCCTGCGTGACACCCGCATCGCTCCTGTTTCTATTGTGCCCATGGATGAGAACGCGGCCATCGCGCGAGTGCCGgggatgccgccgccgtgggaTGCCGTCTGGGACGCGGCGGACCTGTTCCCAGTGCTGAACCCGGCACGACCCACCGTCAACGCCGCCCACGCGGTGGGCCGCAGTGGACTGCAGCTCTTTTTGAAGGAGCTCCTCCGCGCTGAGCAGCTGTGTGCCCTAGTCCCGATGTCGTACTCGGCACTATGGGCACCGTACAACATACTCGATGAGCACCGCTTCTTTGTTGGCGTGCACATCTCGAGCGAGCACCAGTCACTTGCAGCGTGCGAGGAAGCTATCAATGCATGGAAGGGGTACGTAGAAAGCAAGTTGCGTATGTTTGTGTACGCGCTGGAGTGCGTGGCCGAGGTGCGGCCGTTCCCACGCCCGGTTGTCGATGAGCCGCCCCGAGCGGTGACTCGGAGAGGGGTGACGGTGCACTGCCGCTCTCGCGCATTCTTCTTTGGCGTGCGCAACGGTAACAACGATGTGGCGCACAGCGATGTGGAAGCCGCATTCAGAGAGTTTGAGTTTGCGGTGACGGAGGGCACAACGGGAAAGAATCCGTTTGAGTGGAATAGGTCAGTCATGCTAGGGCCACGGCTGTCTTTTTTCTCTATCTACGATCCGCTGACAGCCGACTCGCCATGTCAGGCACTTTacagcgcctgcgccgagATGATGGGGTCCTCGGTGTGA